The genomic interval GGCCCGAGTAGTCGAACGCGCGGGCCGCGTCGCGGCCGCCGCCGCAGTGGCGGCACGACACGACCGTGGCGACCTCGCCGGCCTCGACGCCCATGACCTCGGCCACGGCGTCGGCGACCGTCTGGCCACCGGCCACGCAGGCGTTGGCGGGCTTGGTGCCGGCGGCGATCAGCTCGGCGACAGCGAAGCACGACGGGTTGCCGCACGCGCCGCAGTTGCCGCCCGGCAGCGCCGCGAAGACCGCCTCGATGAGCGGGTCGACCTCGACGTGGAACTTCTTCGACGCCACGGCGAGCAGCCCCGCCGAGATGAGGCCCATCAGCGAGAGGGCGCCGACCGCCTTTCCGATGAGTGCGAAGTCCATGCGTCCCCCCTTCCTACAGCCCGAACAAGGAGCCGAGGCCGATGTAGCCGAGCGAGAGCAGGCCCGCGCAGATGAACGACATCGGCGTGCCCTTGAGCCACTTGGGCACCGGCGCGACATCGAGGCGCTCGCGGATCGCGGTGAAGCACAGCAGCGCGAAGCCGTAGCCCAGCGCCACGCCGGCGGTGTAGACGACCGCCTGCAGGAACGAGAAGTCGAACGGCATGTTCATCTTGAAGAAGCCCGGCTTGACCGACTCGGTCGCGGCAGCGAGCACGGCGCAGTTCGTGGTGATGAGGGGCAGGTAGATGCCCATCGCGCGGTACAGCGTCGGGCTCGACTTCTTGAGGTACATCTCGACGAACTGCACGAGCGCCGCGATGACCAGGATGAACGCGGGGATGTAGAGGAACTCGCCGACCCCGAGCGGCACGAGCAGGAAGTAGTACGCGACCCAGGTCACCGAACTCGCCATGACCATGACGAAGAGCACGGCGAGGCTCATGCCCCAGGACGTCTCCATCGAGTTGGAGATGCCGAAGAACGAGCACAGCGCGATGAAGCGGGTCAGCAGGATGTTGCTGACGAGCGCCGAGCCGATGAGGAGCAGGCCGAGTTGCTGCAGCGTCGACATCCTATGCCGCCCTCCTCTCGGCCGCGCGTATGCGCTTGTTGATCTCGAGGTTGCCCGCCATGAGCAGGCCGAACAGGATGAACGCCCCCGGGAACAGCACGAGGATGTTCGGCGGGGCGTACGCGTCGGGGAACTTGACGAGCGTCGCCCCGAGGAACTGCAACTGGCCGGTGCCGAACAGCTCGCGGATGACCGACATGATGCTCAGGATGATGGTGTAGCCGATGCCCATCCCGAGCCCGTCGGCCGCCGAGAGCAGGATGCCGTTGTGGTACGCGAACGCCTCGGCGCGGCCGAGCACGATGCAGTTGACGACGATCAGCGGGATCCACACGCCGAGGAACGCGTAGATGGTCGGGACGTACGCCTTCATCACCAGGTCGACGATCGTCACGAACGACGCGATGACCACGATGAAGATCGGGATGCGGACCTCGTCGGGGATGAACTTGCGGATGGCCGCGATGATCACATTGCTCATGACGAGTACGAAGATGACCGCGACTCCCATGAAGAACGAGCCCTCGAACTTGGTGGAGACTGCGCAGGCGGAGCACAGGCCGATCATCAGCACCATGAGCGGGTTCTCGAGGGCGAGCCCGTCGAGCAGGGTCTTCATGAAGTGCTTCACTGCGCACCCCCCTCCTTCGACAGCACGTCCGCGTACACGTGCCCGGCCGCGATGACGCCCTTGCGCACGCCGCGCGAGGACTTCGTGGCCCCGGTGATCGTGTCGACCTTCTTGGCCGACTTCTCGATGTCCTTGCCGTCGACGCCGACGAACTTCGCCAGGTACTCCGGCTCGCCGATCGCCTTCGTGCCGAGGCCCGGCGTCTCGTTGTGCAGCACCACTGTGACACCGGTGACCAAACCGGAACTGTCCAAACCGACGACCATGGTTATCGGCCCGCCGTAGCCGCGCGGGCCGACCTTCAGACCCCAGCCGACGGTCTCGCCGGACGCGGACTTCGCGGCGTAGACCGCATAGACGGGCGTCTCGCCCGCCGCCGCTACCGCCCGGTCGAGCAGCGCCTGGTCGGCCTGCTCGAACGTGGCGCCGACCGCGGCGTCGCCCATGACCTCGGCCAGCGCCTTCTCGACCGCAAGGCGCTCCTGCTCGGCGATGAGGTCCTTCGTGGCGCCGTAGGTGACCGAGAGCCCCGCCGCAGCCACCGCGCAGGTGACCACGACCGACAGGATCAGGCGCACCGGGGTACTCGGACTGCTAGCCACGGGACTTCACCCACCCGAAGGTCCTCGGGCGGAACCCGCGGTCGATCAGCGGCGCCAGCCCGTTCATGAACAGGATCGCGAAGGTGGTCGTCTCGGGCATCGGCCCGAAGAACCGCGTCACCACGTTGAAGGTGCCGCAGCCCACGCCGAACACGAGCCGGCCCCACTTCGTGACCGGCGAGCTCACGTAGTCGGTGGCCATGAAGAACGCGCCGAGGAGCACGCCGCCCGCCAGCACGTTGAACACCGGGTCGGACCCGAACGCCCACGACAGCAGCGCCACCGACCCGATGTACCCGGCCGGGATGCGCCAGTCGACGATGCGCATCGCGATGAGGAACAGCCCGCCGAGGATGAGCAGCCCGCCCGAGATCTCGCCGAGCGAGCCCTCGAGGTTCTTGACGAGCAGCGGCATCCACTGCGCGGGCAGGTCGAACCCGTACGCTCCGCCCGCGGCACGGTCGGCCGCGGCCAGCGCGAGGCGGGTGGCGCCGCTGATCGTGTCCAGCCCTGCGCCCGACTGGTCGGCCATGACGCCGAACCATCCGCCGGCGTTGGGCTGGATCTCGGAGAAGACACCGGCCCACGACAGCGTGACCACCGCGCGGCCGACGAGCGCCGGGTTGAACAGGTTCCACCCGAGGCCGCCGAAGAGCATCTTCGCCAGCCCGATCGAGACGATCCCGCCGACGACCGCGATCCACCACGGCGTGCACGGCGGAAGCGACATCGCGAGCAAGACGCCGGTGACGACCGCGCTCAGGTCGGCTACCGACTGCGGGCGCTTCGTGACCGCGTTCCAGGCCCACTCGGTCGCGACGCTCGAGATGACGCAGCACAGCAGCAGCGTGACCGCGGCCATCCCCATGTTCACGACCGCCCAGATGGCGGCCGGCGCGAGCGCGGCGAGCACCATCAGCATGATGTGCGTGACGTTCGCCGGCGCCGCGATGTGCGGCGGGGCCGAGACGCGCAGGCGTGCGGGGGTCTCGCTCACAGCTTCGCCCCCCTCGACATCAGCGTCGCCTTCGCGCGCCGGATGAGCGGCACGAGCGGACGCCGGCTCGGGCAGACGAACGCGCAGCACCCGCACTCGATGCAGTCGAGCGCGTGGAACTCCTCGCAGCGGTCCCAGTCGTGCGCGTACGAGTAGATGCCGATCTGGTAGGGCTCGAGCATCATCGGGCAGGCGTCCGCGCAGCGGCCGCAGCGGATGCACGCCTGGTCGTCGTTCACATCCGGCGCGCCCTCGGCCGCAGGGATCGCGATGACGCCCGACGTGCCCTTCGTGACCGGCACGTCGAGCGACCCGACGGCAGCGCCGCACATCGGCCCGCCGGAGACGATCTTGGCGGTCGGGTCGGTCACGCCGCCGGCCATCTCGAGCAGGTCGCCCACGGAGGTCCCGATCAGCGTGAGGTAGTTGCCGGGCTTCGCGACGGCGCCCGACACGGTCACCACGCGCTCGATGAGCGGCTTGCGCAGTTCGAACGCGTCGTGGACGGCGGCGGCGGTGCCCACGTTGTGGACGAGGGCGCCGGTGGCCGCCGGCAGCTTGCCGTGCGGGACCTCTTTGGCCAGCACCGCCCAGATGAGCTGCTTCTCGGCGCCTTGCGGATAGCGGGTCGGTAGCGACATCACCTCGACGCCCTCGCCGGCGGCGGCACGCAGCGCATCGATCGCGTCGGGCTTGTTGTCCTCGACGCCGATCACGATGCGCTTCGCGCCCACGATGTCGCGGATCCGCTTCGCGCCGCCGACGACCTTGCCCGGCGACTCGAGCATCGTGCGGTGGTCGCACGTCAGGTACGGCTCGCATTCGCAGCCGTTGAGCAGAACGGTGCTCACGGGCATGTCGTGCGGCGGCTCGAGTTTGACCTTCGTCGGGAATGCCGCGCCGCCCATGCCGACGATTCCCGCCGCGCACACGACCTCGCGCGGGTCGTCGTTCTCGGCGACCGGCAGCCAGGTGTCGAGGTCCTGCCCGGCGTCCGGCTCGATGCGCACGGCGACCGCGTGCGTCCCTCCCGCCAGCAGGACGTCGGCCACCTCGGTGACCGTGCCGTCGACGGGACTGTGCACCGGGGCCGAGACCTTCGCCCGGATGTCACCGACCGTCTGGCCGCGCTTCACGCGGTCGCCGGCAGCGACGACCGGCTCGCACGGCGCGCCCAGATGCTGGGACATCGGGACCGTGACCGAGGCGGGCACCCCGGCCCGCACGACCGGCAGGCTGGCCGTGGCCGCCTTGCGGTCGTCCGGGTGGACGCCTCCTCGGAAGCGCGCTGTGCTCACGCGCGACCCTCCCCTTCCATGGCCGACTGACGCTCAAGGTATCGGGAAAGTCGATTCGGGGGATGCTGCCCGATTCCTGCAAACACCTGCGACGCGCTGCTACGAGAAGAAGATCGCGATCTCGCGCTCGGCGCTCGCAGGGGAGTCCGAGCCGTGGACCACGTTCGCATCGAGCGTCAGCCCGAAGTCGCCGCGGATGGTGCCCGGGGCGGCCTCGGCGGGGTTCGTCGCGCCCATGAGCTTGCGGCAGACGGCGACGGCGTCCGGCCCGCTGACGACCATGCGCACGACCGGACCCGACGTGATGTAGGCGACGAGACCCTCGTAGAACGGCTTGCCGGCGTGCTCGGCGTAGTTGGCCTCGGCCTGCTCGCGGGCGACCGTCCCGAGCTCCATGCGCTCGATGGTCAGCCCGGTGCGCTCGAAGCGCGAGATGATGGCGCCCGCGAGACCGCGGGCGACTGCATCCGGCTTGATCATGACGTACGTACGCTGGTCCAAGTCCGTTCCTTCCCTTGCCGTGTGCGTGTGACGGCGGCCCTACGACCCGCCGGTCGATCCCCAGTCGTTCTCGATCCCGGTCACCTTCCAGCCGACGCCCTCTCGCGACAGGGTGACCACGTAGTGCATCGCCGCGCCCTTCGCCGGCGACACCGTGATCGACGCCCGCGAGGTGGTCGACGCGCGGTCG from Actinomycetota bacterium carries:
- a CDS encoding electron transport complex subunit RsxA, which produces MSTLQQLGLLLIGSALVSNILLTRFIALCSFFGISNSMETSWGMSLAVLFVMVMASSVTWVAYYFLLVPLGVGEFLYIPAFILVIAALVQFVEMYLKKSSPTLYRAMGIYLPLITTNCAVLAAATESVKPGFFKMNMPFDFSFLQAVVYTAGVALGYGFALLCFTAIRERLDVAPVPKWLKGTPMSFICAGLLSLGYIGLGSLFGL
- a CDS encoding RnfABCDGE type electron transport complex subunit E; its protein translation is MKTLLDGLALENPLMVLMIGLCSACAVSTKFEGSFFMGVAVIFVLVMSNVIIAAIRKFIPDEVRIPIFIVVIASFVTIVDLVMKAYVPTIYAFLGVWIPLIVVNCIVLGRAEAFAYHNGILLSAADGLGMGIGYTIILSIMSVIRELFGTGQLQFLGATLVKFPDAYAPPNILVLFPGAFILFGLLMAGNLEINKRIRAAERRAA
- a CDS encoding FMN-binding protein, which produces MRLILSVVVTCAVAAAGLSVTYGATKDLIAEQERLAVEKALAEVMGDAAVGATFEQADQALLDRAVAAAGETPVYAVYAAKSASGETVGWGLKVGPRGYGGPITMVVGLDSSGLVTGVTVVLHNETPGLGTKAIGEPEYLAKFVGVDGKDIEKSAKKVDTITGATKSSRGVRKGVIAAGHVYADVLSKEGGAQ
- a CDS encoding RnfABCDGE type electron transport complex subunit D — protein: MHPLRPLRGRLPDDARALPDRHLLVRARLGPLRGVPRARLHRVRVLRVRLPEPASARAAHPAREGDADVEGGEAVSETPARLRVSAPPHIAAPANVTHIMLMVLAALAPAAIWAVVNMGMAAVTLLLCCVISSVATEWAWNAVTKRPQSVADLSAVVTGVLLAMSLPPCTPWWIAVVGGIVSIGLAKMLFGGLGWNLFNPALVGRAVVTLSWAGVFSEIQPNAGGWFGVMADQSGAGLDTISGATRLALAAADRAAGGAYGFDLPAQWMPLLVKNLEGSLGEISGGLLILGGLFLIAMRIVDWRIPAGYIGSVALLSWAFGSDPVFNVLAGGVLLGAFFMATDYVSSPVTKWGRLVFGVGCGTFNVVTRFFGPMPETTTFAILFMNGLAPLIDRGFRPRTFGWVKSRG
- the rsxC gene encoding electron transport complex subunit RsxC; translation: MSTARFRGGVHPDDRKAATASLPVVRAGVPASVTVPMSQHLGAPCEPVVAAGDRVKRGQTVGDIRAKVSAPVHSPVDGTVTEVADVLLAGGTHAVAVRIEPDAGQDLDTWLPVAENDDPREVVCAAGIVGMGGAAFPTKVKLEPPHDMPVSTVLLNGCECEPYLTCDHRTMLESPGKVVGGAKRIRDIVGAKRIVIGVEDNKPDAIDALRAAAGEGVEVMSLPTRYPQGAEKQLIWAVLAKEVPHGKLPAATGALVHNVGTAAAVHDAFELRKPLIERVVTVSGAVAKPGNYLTLIGTSVGDLLEMAGGVTDPTAKIVSGGPMCGAAVGSLDVPVTKGTSGVIAIPAAEGAPDVNDDQACIRCGRCADACPMMLEPYQIGIYSYAHDWDRCEEFHALDCIECGCCAFVCPSRRPLVPLIRRAKATLMSRGAKL
- a CDS encoding nucleoside-diphosphate kinase; this translates as MIKPDAVARGLAGAIISRFERTGLTIERMELGTVAREQAEANYAEHAGKPFYEGLVAYITSGPVVRMVVSGPDAVAVCRKLMGATNPAEAAPGTIRGDFGLTLDANVVHGSDSPASAEREIAIFFS